One window from the genome of Actinoplanes teichomyceticus ATCC 31121 encodes:
- a CDS encoding CPBP family intramembrane glutamic endopeptidase, with protein sequence MLTATPYHHLARTGGNRWWRTVAGTLVLIVTGAVLGLAVFLVAAVAAWLAGRPDNVDDVPSFGPLADLAVLFLTIAVFLPATLLAARWVQRRPAGTLMSVTGRLRWGWLLRCLAVAAASIVLFLLVALALDPGGEQLGTDGDPVGWRPFLVSVLVLALVVPLQSAAEEVVTRGWLLQAVGSWVRGPWLPIAVQAVVFAALHGWGTPWGFADLVVFGAVAGWLTVRTGGLEAAIALHVGNNLISSVLAAAFGELTVDETAADLPWRFAVVDVVLLVAYAAAVWWLAQRRHLAFAEPALVPAR encoded by the coding sequence ATGCTGACTGCCACGCCGTACCACCATCTCGCCCGCACCGGCGGCAACCGCTGGTGGCGCACCGTCGCCGGCACGCTGGTCCTGATCGTCACCGGGGCCGTGCTGGGCCTGGCGGTGTTCCTGGTCGCGGCGGTGGCCGCCTGGCTCGCCGGCCGGCCGGACAACGTGGACGACGTGCCGAGTTTCGGCCCGCTCGCCGACCTGGCCGTCCTGTTCCTGACCATTGCCGTCTTCCTGCCGGCCACGCTGCTGGCGGCACGCTGGGTGCAGCGACGCCCGGCCGGGACGCTGATGTCGGTGACCGGGCGGCTGCGCTGGGGCTGGCTGCTGCGGTGCCTGGCCGTGGCGGCGGCGTCGATCGTGCTGTTCCTGCTGGTGGCGCTGGCCCTGGATCCGGGCGGCGAGCAGCTGGGGACCGACGGCGATCCGGTCGGCTGGCGGCCGTTCCTGGTCTCCGTGCTGGTGCTGGCGCTGGTGGTGCCGTTGCAGTCGGCGGCCGAGGAGGTCGTGACGCGGGGCTGGCTGCTGCAGGCGGTCGGCTCCTGGGTGCGCGGGCCGTGGCTGCCGATCGCGGTGCAGGCGGTGGTGTTCGCGGCGCTGCACGGGTGGGGCACGCCGTGGGGGTTCGCGGATCTGGTGGTGTTCGGGGCGGTGGCCGGGTGGCTGACGGTACGCACCGGCGGGCTGGAGGCCGCGATCGCGCTGCACGTCGGCAACAACCTGATCAGCAGCGTGCTCGCCGCCGCGTTCGGGGAGCTGACCGTGGACGAGACCGCGGCCGACCTGCCGTGGCGGTTCGCGGTGGTGGACGTGGTGCTGCTGGTGGCGTACGCCGCGGCGGTGTGGTGGCTGGCGCAGCGGCGGCACCTGGCGTTCGCCGAGCCGGCCCTGGTCCCGGCCCGCTGA